One Mycolicibacterium crocinum DNA window includes the following coding sequences:
- a CDS encoding allantoicase translates to MTGFDLASRAVGGSVVAASDESFGFKEQLINPAEPDFVPGTFDLRGEVVDGWETRRHATAPDWAIIRLGVPGRLRTVDVDTRFFTGNHPTGCTLYAATLAADDDPCGTNVTWRLLSPLTALKADAHNPFAVDDARRYTHLKLVIASDGGVARLRAYGDPIPDPALWAGVTVEVSGAEQGGRVEHCSDTFYSDARAIIAADRPQNMGSGWEARRRRDIGPDTHDAVTISFLTSTDLDRIEIDTSYFVFNASREVCVCGTRDRPDERRPWWALPFDEIVLPRTRLLPDARQVFVVDAPAITAIRVQAYPDGGIARVRALGRPTGAGMAQLRAQWDAAL, encoded by the coding sequence ATGACCGGATTCGATCTGGCCAGCCGTGCGGTAGGCGGCAGCGTCGTGGCGGCAAGCGACGAATCGTTCGGCTTCAAAGAGCAGCTGATCAATCCGGCCGAACCCGACTTCGTCCCAGGCACCTTCGATCTGCGCGGTGAGGTGGTCGACGGCTGGGAGACCCGCAGGCACGCCACCGCGCCGGACTGGGCCATCATCCGGCTCGGAGTGCCGGGACGGTTGCGCACCGTCGACGTCGACACCCGCTTCTTCACCGGAAACCATCCCACCGGCTGCACGCTGTACGCGGCGACGCTGGCTGCCGATGACGACCCGTGCGGCACGAATGTGACCTGGCGGCTGCTGTCACCCCTGACCGCGCTGAAAGCCGACGCGCACAATCCATTCGCCGTTGACGATGCGCGCCGCTACACCCATCTCAAGCTGGTGATTGCCTCCGACGGCGGCGTGGCAAGGCTGCGGGCGTACGGCGATCCGATTCCCGACCCGGCTCTGTGGGCCGGCGTGACCGTCGAAGTGTCCGGTGCCGAGCAGGGCGGACGCGTCGAGCACTGCAGCGATACGTTCTACTCCGACGCGCGGGCGATCATCGCCGCGGACCGGCCGCAGAACATGGGATCGGGCTGGGAAGCCCGGCGTCGGCGCGATATCGGTCCGGACACCCACGATGCGGTGACGATCTCGTTCCTGACATCCACCGACCTGGACCGCATCGAAATCGACACCTCGTACTTCGTGTTCAACGCCTCCCGTGAAGTCTGCGTGTGCGGCACCCGCGACCGGCCAGACGAGCGGCGGCCTTGGTGGGCGTTGCCCTTCGACGAGATCGTGCTACCCCGTACCCGACTGCTTCCCGACGCACGGCAGGTCTTCGTGGTCGATGCCCCTGCGATCACGGCGATTCGCGTGCAGGCCTATCCAGACGGTGGCATCGCACGGGTTCGGGCGCTGGGCCGGCCGACCGGCGCCGGAATGGCACAGCTGCGGGCACAGTGGGACGCTGCACTGTGA
- a CDS encoding ABC transporter substrate-binding protein: protein MKKLTTLLAIGATAALALTACGGSNSGGSSTPNAAPTDKVLKLSFLQDPGQPPDPDIYYAGQGLLLTTNTYEGLLQYKGGTDKAELQPLLATEWTASPDNKVFNFKLRQGVKFHDGTPFTSAAVKASFDRRAAVNQGPAYMVSDVESVTTQGDYDVTVTLKAPNSAFLDYLACPYGPRMMSPDGLQKNGGTDHAQGYLTTHDLGTGPYTLTAAEVGSKYQLTAFGDYWGAKPYFEKVELPVITDVSAQQLQFNNGQLAAILHDLPSSAVQSYLDNKSFTNYSLPTMMSNFVYINPKKGMMTDAKNRNAVMQAIDVDELVKQTYFGRGKKADQIYPANMMAAEYGKQSVTHDPSVLTSLAAGLPADQKSVTIGYDSSNPDNQLISNLIQTQLAAAGLNAKVQAYPTSEIYGWVGGDGQAAPEIMTYLGWPDAPSPYTWGHISWDADGGLNFFGCSAPPITDALAKGLPTGDLADFSTAGEEAVKTGCWLNIANVNDFMVAQPWLKGVEQAHVVTDPNTLKLAALSVG from the coding sequence ATGAAGAAACTCACTACGCTGCTCGCGATCGGCGCGACCGCAGCACTGGCTCTGACCGCCTGTGGCGGTTCGAATTCCGGTGGCAGCAGCACCCCGAACGCGGCTCCGACCGATAAGGTGCTGAAGCTGTCGTTCCTGCAGGATCCGGGCCAGCCGCCGGACCCCGACATCTACTACGCAGGCCAGGGCCTGCTGCTGACCACCAACACCTATGAGGGTCTGCTGCAGTACAAGGGCGGCACCGACAAGGCGGAACTCCAACCGCTGCTGGCCACCGAGTGGACGGCGTCCCCGGACAACAAGGTGTTCAACTTCAAGCTGCGCCAAGGGGTGAAGTTCCACGACGGCACACCCTTCACCTCGGCCGCGGTCAAGGCGTCCTTCGATCGGCGCGCGGCCGTCAACCAGGGCCCGGCGTATATGGTCTCGGACGTCGAATCGGTCACCACCCAAGGCGATTACGACGTCACCGTCACGCTCAAGGCGCCGAACTCGGCATTCCTGGACTACCTGGCCTGCCCATACGGTCCGCGAATGATGAGTCCTGACGGCCTGCAGAAGAATGGCGGCACCGACCACGCGCAGGGTTATCTGACCACCCACGACCTGGGCACCGGCCCGTACACGCTGACCGCCGCCGAGGTCGGCTCGAAGTACCAGCTGACCGCCTTCGGCGACTACTGGGGCGCCAAGCCGTATTTCGAGAAGGTCGAACTGCCGGTCATCACCGACGTCTCGGCGCAGCAGCTGCAGTTCAACAACGGTCAGCTCGCCGCGATTCTGCATGACCTTCCGTCCTCGGCAGTGCAGTCCTACCTGGACAACAAGTCGTTCACGAATTACTCACTGCCGACGATGATGTCGAACTTCGTCTACATCAATCCCAAGAAGGGGATGATGACCGACGCGAAGAACCGCAACGCCGTCATGCAGGCCATCGACGTCGATGAGTTGGTCAAGCAGACCTACTTCGGCCGCGGCAAGAAAGCCGACCAGATCTACCCCGCGAACATGATGGCCGCTGAATACGGCAAGCAATCGGTGACCCATGATCCGTCGGTGCTGACCTCGCTGGCGGCGGGCCTGCCTGCTGACCAGAAGTCGGTCACCATCGGTTATGACTCGTCGAACCCGGATAACCAGTTGATTTCCAACCTGATTCAGACCCAGCTGGCGGCGGCCGGACTCAATGCCAAAGTTCAGGCCTACCCCACGTCGGAAATCTATGGATGGGTCGGCGGTGACGGTCAGGCGGCACCGGAGATCATGACTTACCTCGGCTGGCCGGACGCGCCGTCGCCCTACACCTGGGGGCACATCTCCTGGGATGCCGACGGCGGCCTGAACTTCTTCGGCTGCTCGGCGCCGCCGATCACCGACGCGCTGGCCAAGGGTCTGCCCACCGGTGACCTTGCGGATTTCTCCACCGCCGGTGAGGAAGCCGTGAAGACCGGTTGCTGGCTGAACATCGCCAATGTCAACGACTTCATGGTGGCCCAGCCATGGCTCAAGGGTGTCGAGCAGGCGCACGTGGTGACTGACCCGAACACGCTCAAGTTGGCCGCGTTGTCCGTAGGCTGA
- a CDS encoding aspartate/glutamate racemase family protein translates to MKILVLNPNTSVTMTAEIDAAARSAAAPGTHIVSTQPNFGAAAIDSAAESYLSAVGVMDVVATQLAAGTFDADAVVLAGFGEHGKDALQEMLDVPVLDIAESSAHIAHLIGRRFSVVTTLARSIAPIEDRLLLAGLGAHCASVRACGLGTAEVDADPAGAVAAIVAEAERAVTDDGADVICLGCAGMAGVTAAIAEKVGVPAVDGVAAAVGLAQMLVGLGLSTSKAGVYAAGPGNARTHWPLSQALGT, encoded by the coding sequence ATGAAAATCCTGGTCCTCAACCCGAACACGTCGGTCACGATGACCGCCGAAATCGATGCTGCGGCACGGTCCGCCGCTGCTCCCGGTACCCACATCGTCTCGACGCAGCCGAATTTCGGGGCGGCCGCGATCGACTCTGCGGCGGAAAGCTATCTGTCCGCCGTCGGAGTGATGGACGTCGTCGCCACCCAGTTGGCCGCCGGGACCTTCGATGCTGACGCCGTGGTCTTGGCGGGATTCGGCGAGCACGGCAAGGACGCGCTGCAGGAGATGCTCGACGTCCCGGTGCTCGACATCGCCGAATCCTCGGCTCACATCGCGCATCTCATCGGCAGGCGGTTCTCGGTGGTCACCACGCTGGCCCGCTCGATCGCCCCGATCGAGGACCGGCTGCTGCTGGCCGGTCTGGGCGCACACTGCGCGTCGGTGCGGGCATGCGGACTCGGGACCGCGGAGGTCGATGCCGACCCAGCCGGAGCGGTCGCCGCGATCGTCGCCGAAGCCGAACGCGCGGTGACCGACGACGGCGCCGACGTGATCTGCCTGGGGTGCGCGGGCATGGCGGGTGTCACCGCCGCAATCGCGGAGAAAGTCGGCGTACCCGCCGTCGACGGCGTGGCTGCCGCAGTGGGTCTGGCGCAGATGCTCGTCGGTCTCGGTCTGTCCACCAGCAAGGCTGGGGTGTATGCCGCCGGACCGGGCAACGCGCGCACACACTGGCCACTATCGCAGGCGTTGGGCACATGA
- the allB gene encoding allantoinase AllB: MTTGAVEHVIRAPRAVVDGVVRSTAIGLADGMIRAVDSFDAGFGGVSETVLDTEVVLLPGLVDTHVHINEPGTDWEGFASATAAALAGGITTVVDMPLDSDPVTTTVAALEGKRSVADGACRVDTGFWGGIVPANLASFSALAGAGVLGFKCFLSESGNPDFPPLDPHQFRAAMAVVAQLDSVLLVHAESQRVLTDCPAPAGRSYDEFLRSRPDAAELDAVSIVLDAVAETGARAHIVHVSSAQVLPLIAQAKAAGLPVTAETCPHYVTFAAEAIPDGATVFAACPPIRGRDNRDRLWAALADGTLDMVVSDHSPCAGEHKDLIGGDFGRAFGGISSLQIALPALWTHAARAGFGLPDVCRWMAQAPAELAGLADRGVIAAGKRADFCVFDPDPTWVVHGADLRHRHPLTPYEGLPLTGVVRQTWRAGRVAGDDSRGQLLHAGIREPA; the protein is encoded by the coding sequence GTGACCACGGGCGCCGTCGAGCACGTCATTCGCGCACCGCGCGCGGTGGTCGACGGTGTGGTCCGCTCGACCGCGATCGGCCTGGCGGACGGCATGATTCGGGCCGTCGATTCGTTTGACGCCGGCTTCGGCGGCGTCAGCGAGACGGTCCTCGATACCGAGGTGGTGTTGCTACCGGGCCTGGTGGATACCCATGTTCACATCAACGAGCCGGGTACCGACTGGGAGGGCTTTGCCTCCGCCACCGCGGCGGCGCTGGCCGGTGGCATCACCACGGTGGTGGACATGCCGTTGGACAGTGACCCGGTCACCACGACAGTGGCGGCGCTGGAGGGCAAGCGATCGGTCGCCGACGGGGCGTGCCGCGTCGACACCGGATTCTGGGGTGGCATCGTGCCGGCCAACCTCGCGTCCTTCTCCGCACTGGCCGGCGCAGGCGTGCTCGGGTTCAAGTGCTTTCTGTCTGAATCGGGGAACCCGGACTTCCCGCCCCTGGATCCCCACCAGTTCCGGGCGGCGATGGCTGTTGTGGCCCAGCTGGATTCGGTGCTGCTGGTACATGCCGAAAGTCAGCGGGTGCTGACGGATTGCCCAGCACCGGCCGGACGGTCGTACGACGAGTTCCTGCGGTCGCGCCCCGACGCCGCCGAGTTGGACGCGGTCAGCATCGTGCTCGACGCGGTCGCGGAGACGGGTGCCCGTGCCCACATCGTGCATGTCTCGAGCGCGCAGGTGTTGCCGTTGATCGCCCAAGCCAAAGCGGCGGGCCTTCCGGTGACCGCTGAAACATGCCCGCACTATGTGACTTTCGCCGCCGAGGCCATCCCCGATGGTGCCACCGTGTTCGCGGCGTGCCCACCGATTCGCGGTCGTGACAACCGCGACCGGCTGTGGGCGGCCTTGGCCGACGGCACGCTCGATATGGTGGTTTCGGACCACTCGCCGTGCGCCGGTGAGCACAAGGATCTGATCGGCGGTGACTTCGGCCGTGCGTTCGGCGGGATCAGCTCGCTGCAGATCGCACTGCCCGCGCTGTGGACGCACGCCGCTCGAGCGGGATTTGGCCTGCCTGACGTGTGCCGGTGGATGGCGCAGGCACCAGCCGAATTGGCCGGTCTGGCCGACCGCGGGGTGATCGCGGCGGGCAAGCGCGCCGACTTCTGCGTATTCGACCCCGACCCGACGTGGGTGGTGCACGGCGCCGACTTGCGACACCGGCACCCACTGACACCTTATGAGGGGCTCCCGCTGACCGGAGTGGTGCGTCAGACGTGGCGGGCCGGACGCGTGGCCGGCGACGACAGCCGCGGGCAATTGCTGCACGCCGGAATTCGGGAGCCGGCATGA
- a CDS encoding N-acyl homoserine lactonase family protein, whose translation MGLGVGKVRRIVLLTLGWEELPKSVSVYGAPPELRMREPVPGVLLQTDGGWVLLDTGFNTALIRDPALYRRFFPTVEYIPVLPGPGEPIEESLHDIGIDVDDIHLVALSHLHHDHAGGVKLFAGKVPVHAQRRELEYGLSNHPEPEHNAINRIDFDDPRIDWVLADGEAQIAPGITAVPTYGHTPGHQSFVVDLDESVGGGGFVFAFDAADLTENIEHELPIGGFIDVDPAETVEPIRRLKRLAAEKGYELVPGHDPHVWPELTRAFAERFGPVPPP comes from the coding sequence ATGGGCTTGGGAGTGGGAAAAGTTCGTCGCATCGTCCTGCTGACGCTCGGATGGGAGGAGCTGCCCAAATCGGTGTCGGTCTACGGGGCGCCACCGGAGCTGCGGATGCGTGAGCCGGTTCCCGGTGTGCTGCTGCAGACCGACGGCGGCTGGGTGTTGCTCGACACCGGGTTTAACACCGCACTGATCCGCGATCCGGCGTTGTACCGGCGGTTCTTCCCGACCGTCGAGTACATCCCGGTACTGCCAGGACCCGGCGAGCCGATCGAGGAGTCGTTGCACGACATCGGCATCGACGTCGACGACATCCACCTCGTGGCGCTGTCGCATCTGCACCACGACCACGCGGGCGGCGTGAAGCTGTTCGCCGGCAAGGTCCCGGTGCATGCGCAGCGCCGCGAGCTGGAGTACGGATTGTCGAACCATCCCGAGCCCGAACACAACGCGATCAACCGGATCGACTTCGACGATCCCCGCATCGACTGGGTGCTGGCCGACGGTGAAGCGCAGATCGCACCCGGGATCACCGCGGTGCCCACCTACGGCCACACGCCGGGGCATCAGAGCTTCGTCGTCGACCTCGACGAGTCGGTGGGCGGCGGCGGGTTCGTGTTCGCCTTCGACGCCGCCGATCTCACCGAGAACATCGAGCACGAGTTGCCGATCGGCGGGTTCATCGACGTTGACCCGGCCGAGACCGTGGAGCCGATCCGCCGGCTGAAGCGACTGGCCGCCGAGAAGGGGTACGAGCTGGTGCCCGGCCACGACCCGCATGTCTGGCCGGAGCTGACGAGGGCCTTCGCGGAGCGGTTCGGCCCGGTGCCGCCACCGTGA